Proteins co-encoded in one Pan paniscus chromosome 23, NHGRI_mPanPan1-v2.0_pri, whole genome shotgun sequence genomic window:
- the TUBA8 gene encoding tubulin alpha-8 chain isoform X2 → MRECISVHVGQAGVQIGNACWELFCLEHGIQADGTFDAQASKINDDDSFTTFFSETGNGKHVPRAVMIDLEPTVVDEVRAGTYRQLFHPEQLITGKEDAANNYARGHYTVGKESIDLVLDRIRKLTDACSGLQGFLIFHSFGGGTGSGFTSLLMERLSLDYGKKSKLEFAIYPAPQVSTAVVEPYNSILTTHTTLEHSDCAFMVDNEAIYDICRRNLDIERPTYTNLNRLISQIVSSITASLRFDGALNVDLTEFQTNLVPYPRIHFPLVTYAPIISAEKAYHEQLSVAEITSSCFEPNSQMVKCDPRHGKYMACCMLYRGDVVPKDVNVAIAAIKTKRTIQFVDWCPTGFKVGINYQPPTVVPGGDLAKVQRAVCMLSNTTAIAEAWARLDHKFDLMYAKRAFVHWYVGEGMEEGEFSEAREDLAALEKDYEEVGTDSFEEENEGEEF, encoded by the exons ATG CGGGAATGCATATCAGTCCACGTGGGCCAAGCGGGAGTTCAGATTGGCAATGCCTGCTGGGAGCTCTTCTGCCTGGAACACGGCATCCAGGCAGACGGCACTTTTGATGCTCAAGCCAGCAAGATCAACGATGATGACTCCTTCACCACCTTTTTCAGCGAGACTGGCAATGGGAAGCATGTGCCCCGGGCCGTCATGATAGATCTGGAGCCTACTGTAGTGG ATGAGGTTCGGGCAGGAACCTACCGCCAGCTCTTCCATCCAGAGCAGCTGATCACAGGAAAGGAGGATGCAGCCAACAACTATGCCCGGGGCCACTACACGGTGGGCAAGGAGAGCATTGACCTGGTGCTGGACCGCATACGGAAGCTG ACAGATGCTTGCTCTGGCCTGCAGGGCTTCCTGATTTTCCACAGTTTTGGTGGGGGCACTGGCTCCGGCTTCACTTCTCTGCTGATGGAACGCCTCTCCCTGGATTATGGCAAGAAATCCAAGCTGGAGTTTGCCATCTACCCAGCCCCCCAGGTCTCTACTGCAGTGGTGGAGCCCTACAACTCCATCCTGACTACCCACACCACACTGGAACATTCAGATTGTGCTTTCATGGTGGACAACGAAGCCATCTATGACATCTGCCGCAGGAATCTTGACATTGAGCGCCCTACCTATACCAACCTCAACCGCCTCATCAGTCAGATTGTGTCCTCAATCACTGCTTCTCTCCGCTTTGACGGGGCCCTCAATGTGGACCTCActgagttccagaccaacctggtgCCCTACCCCCGCATCCACTTCCCGCTGGTCACCTACGCGCCCATCATCTCTGCCGAGAAAGCCTATCACGAACAGCTCTCTGTGGCCGAGATCACCAGCTCCTGCTTTGAGCCCAACAGCCAGATGGTGAAGTGCGACCCGAGACATGGCAAGTACATGGCCTGCTGCATGCTCTACCGGGGCGACGTGGTGCCCAAGGATGTGAATGTCGCTATTGCTGCCATCAAGACCAAGAGGACCATCCAGTTTGTAGACTGGTGTCCCACAGGCTTCAAG GTGGGCATCAACTACCAGCCCCCAACCGTGGTCCCCGGGGGAGACCTGGCCAAGGTGCAGCGGGCCGTCTGCATGCTCAGCAACACCACGGCCATCGCGGAGGCCTGGGCCCGCCTCGACCACAAGTTCGACCTCATGTACGCCAAGCGGGCCTTTGTGCATTGGTATGTGGGAGAGGGAATGGAAGAAGGAGAATTTTCTGAGGCCAGGGAAGACTTAGCTGCCCTGGAGAAGGATTATGAAGAAGTGGGGACTGATTCgtttgaagaagaaaatgaaggggaggaattttaa
- the TUBA8 gene encoding tubulin alpha-8 chain isoform X1 yields the protein MRECISVHVGQAGVQIGNACWELFCLEHGIQADGTFDAQASKINDDDSFTTFFSETGNGKHVPRAVMIDLEPTVVDEVRAGTYRQLFHPEQLITGKEDAANNYARGHYTVGKESIDLVLDRIRKLTDACSGLQGFLIFHSFGGGTGSGFTSLLMERLSLDYGKKSKLEFAIYPAPQVSTAVVEPYNSILTTHTTLEHSDCAFMVDNEAIYDICRRNLDIERPTYTNLNRLISQIVSSITASLRFDGALNVDLTEFQTNLVPYPRIHFPLVTYAPIISAEKAYHEQLSVAEITSSCFEPNSQMVKCDPRHGKYMACCMLYRGDVVPKDVNVAIAAIKTKRTIQFVDWCPTGFKVGINYQPPTVVPGGDLAKVQRAVCMLSNTTAIAEAWARLDHKFDLMYAKRAFVHCQRIQLGISCSSMTSLVSASLEPFLKAVFDFHESFEDGRPADLQNAPQFGLARTRVLAKGFQLLTFDGNSTEVIPHWLHSVLWWHAIPVFPALMTFLY from the exons ATG CGGGAATGCATATCAGTCCACGTGGGCCAAGCGGGAGTTCAGATTGGCAATGCCTGCTGGGAGCTCTTCTGCCTGGAACACGGCATCCAGGCAGACGGCACTTTTGATGCTCAAGCCAGCAAGATCAACGATGATGACTCCTTCACCACCTTTTTCAGCGAGACTGGCAATGGGAAGCATGTGCCCCGGGCCGTCATGATAGATCTGGAGCCTACTGTAGTGG ATGAGGTTCGGGCAGGAACCTACCGCCAGCTCTTCCATCCAGAGCAGCTGATCACAGGAAAGGAGGATGCAGCCAACAACTATGCCCGGGGCCACTACACGGTGGGCAAGGAGAGCATTGACCTGGTGCTGGACCGCATACGGAAGCTG ACAGATGCTTGCTCTGGCCTGCAGGGCTTCCTGATTTTCCACAGTTTTGGTGGGGGCACTGGCTCCGGCTTCACTTCTCTGCTGATGGAACGCCTCTCCCTGGATTATGGCAAGAAATCCAAGCTGGAGTTTGCCATCTACCCAGCCCCCCAGGTCTCTACTGCAGTGGTGGAGCCCTACAACTCCATCCTGACTACCCACACCACACTGGAACATTCAGATTGTGCTTTCATGGTGGACAACGAAGCCATCTATGACATCTGCCGCAGGAATCTTGACATTGAGCGCCCTACCTATACCAACCTCAACCGCCTCATCAGTCAGATTGTGTCCTCAATCACTGCTTCTCTCCGCTTTGACGGGGCCCTCAATGTGGACCTCActgagttccagaccaacctggtgCCCTACCCCCGCATCCACTTCCCGCTGGTCACCTACGCGCCCATCATCTCTGCCGAGAAAGCCTATCACGAACAGCTCTCTGTGGCCGAGATCACCAGCTCCTGCTTTGAGCCCAACAGCCAGATGGTGAAGTGCGACCCGAGACATGGCAAGTACATGGCCTGCTGCATGCTCTACCGGGGCGACGTGGTGCCCAAGGATGTGAATGTCGCTATTGCTGCCATCAAGACCAAGAGGACCATCCAGTTTGTAGACTGGTGTCCCACAGGCTTCAAG GTGGGCATCAACTACCAGCCCCCAACCGTGGTCCCCGGGGGAGACCTGGCCAAGGTGCAGCGGGCCGTCTGCATGCTCAGCAACACCACGGCCATCGCGGAGGCCTGGGCCCGCCTCGACCACAAGTTCGACCTCATGTACGCCAAGCGGGCCTTTGTGCATTG CCAAAGGATCCAGTTGGGGATCTCCTGTTCATCTATGACCTCTTTGGTCTCTGCCAGTCTGGAGCCGTTCCTCAAAGCTGTCTTTGATTTTCATGAATCGTTTGAAGATGGCAGGCCAGCTGATCTGCAGAATGCCCCTCAATTTGGGTTGGCCAGGACCCGCGTCCTGGCGAAGGGGTTCCAGTTACTGACCTTCGACGGGAACAGCACAGAAGTGATACCGCACTGGCTCCACTCTGTCCTCTGGTGGCACGCAATTCCAGTGTTCCCCGCACTGATGACTTTCTTGTACTGA
- the TUBA8 gene encoding tubulin alpha-8 chain isoform X3, which translates to MIDLEPTVVDEVRAGTYRQLFHPEQLITGKEDAANNYARGHYTVGKESIDLVLDRIRKLTDACSGLQGFLIFHSFGGGTGSGFTSLLMERLSLDYGKKSKLEFAIYPAPQVSTAVVEPYNSILTTHTTLEHSDCAFMVDNEAIYDICRRNLDIERPTYTNLNRLISQIVSSITASLRFDGALNVDLTEFQTNLVPYPRIHFPLVTYAPIISAEKAYHEQLSVAEITSSCFEPNSQMVKCDPRHGKYMACCMLYRGDVVPKDVNVAIAAIKTKRTIQFVDWCPTGFKVGINYQPPTVVPGGDLAKVQRAVCMLSNTTAIAEAWARLDHKFDLMYAKRAFVHCQRIQLGISCSSMTSLVSASLEPFLKAVFDFHESFEDGRPADLQNAPQFGLARTRVLAKGFQLLTFDGNSTEVIPHWLHSVLWWHAIPVFPALMTFLY; encoded by the exons ATGATAGATCTGGAGCCTACTGTAGTGG ATGAGGTTCGGGCAGGAACCTACCGCCAGCTCTTCCATCCAGAGCAGCTGATCACAGGAAAGGAGGATGCAGCCAACAACTATGCCCGGGGCCACTACACGGTGGGCAAGGAGAGCATTGACCTGGTGCTGGACCGCATACGGAAGCTG ACAGATGCTTGCTCTGGCCTGCAGGGCTTCCTGATTTTCCACAGTTTTGGTGGGGGCACTGGCTCCGGCTTCACTTCTCTGCTGATGGAACGCCTCTCCCTGGATTATGGCAAGAAATCCAAGCTGGAGTTTGCCATCTACCCAGCCCCCCAGGTCTCTACTGCAGTGGTGGAGCCCTACAACTCCATCCTGACTACCCACACCACACTGGAACATTCAGATTGTGCTTTCATGGTGGACAACGAAGCCATCTATGACATCTGCCGCAGGAATCTTGACATTGAGCGCCCTACCTATACCAACCTCAACCGCCTCATCAGTCAGATTGTGTCCTCAATCACTGCTTCTCTCCGCTTTGACGGGGCCCTCAATGTGGACCTCActgagttccagaccaacctggtgCCCTACCCCCGCATCCACTTCCCGCTGGTCACCTACGCGCCCATCATCTCTGCCGAGAAAGCCTATCACGAACAGCTCTCTGTGGCCGAGATCACCAGCTCCTGCTTTGAGCCCAACAGCCAGATGGTGAAGTGCGACCCGAGACATGGCAAGTACATGGCCTGCTGCATGCTCTACCGGGGCGACGTGGTGCCCAAGGATGTGAATGTCGCTATTGCTGCCATCAAGACCAAGAGGACCATCCAGTTTGTAGACTGGTGTCCCACAGGCTTCAAG GTGGGCATCAACTACCAGCCCCCAACCGTGGTCCCCGGGGGAGACCTGGCCAAGGTGCAGCGGGCCGTCTGCATGCTCAGCAACACCACGGCCATCGCGGAGGCCTGGGCCCGCCTCGACCACAAGTTCGACCTCATGTACGCCAAGCGGGCCTTTGTGCATTG CCAAAGGATCCAGTTGGGGATCTCCTGTTCATCTATGACCTCTTTGGTCTCTGCCAGTCTGGAGCCGTTCCTCAAAGCTGTCTTTGATTTTCATGAATCGTTTGAAGATGGCAGGCCAGCTGATCTGCAGAATGCCCCTCAATTTGGGTTGGCCAGGACCCGCGTCCTGGCGAAGGGGTTCCAGTTACTGACCTTCGACGGGAACAGCACAGAAGTGATACCGCACTGGCTCCACTCTGTCCTCTGGTGGCACGCAATTCCAGTGTTCCCCGCACTGATGACTTTCTTGTACTGA